A region of the SAR324 cluster bacterium genome:
TTTGTGCGTGCAGGGGGAGCGCTGGTCATTTTCCCAGCTGGAGAGGTCTCATATCTCCACTTGAAGTCACTAAGTATCATGGATTCAGCGTGGACACCTCATGTCTCAGCAATTTTGCGAATGACAAGGGCGACTGTCCTGCCGATGTTTTTTCGAGGTCAGAACAGCATCCTCTTCCAGTTGCTTGGTCTGATTCAGACAAGATTGTGGACCGCGTTATTGATCCAAGAACTTTTCAACAAGCAAGGGTCCTCTGTTGAGATTTTCGTTGGGCAAGGTGTTCCTTACAAGCAGTTGCAGGAATTTGAGTCCAACGAAAAACTGATTGAATACCTTCAGTTCAAGACCTACTTCCGTGTGAATCAACGACACAAACAATTGATTCCCTTACCCAAATTGCTACTTCAGTCTCGCTCAATACGAAGACCAATCGCCGAGGCATCAGCACACAACCAGTTGAGCTTGGAAGTTGAAGGCTTGCTACAGGAACAGCTGTTGGTGGAAACGGAGGATTTTCTTGTAGGATACGCGAATCATACTCAGGTCGATGAGTTGATGCATGAGATTGGCAGGTTGTGAGAAATTACCTTCCGTGCCGTGGGAGAAGGTTCGGGGAAGTCTTTGGATTTAGATGCCTATGACGCAAGTTATCTGCACCTGTTTCTCTGGAGTAAGACAGAGGGTAGACTGGCTGGTGGGTATCGGCTCGGTTTGGTCGATAGAATTGGTAGGACTGCCGGAGTGAATGGACTCTACACTCATGCACTGTTTGAACTGAGTTCAAAATTTGTCGCAGAACTGAATCCTGTAATCGAAATGGGACGCTCCTTCATTCACCCTAACTTTGAACGACAGGCAGCACACCTGTCGTTGCTTTGGCGAGGGATTGGAAAATTCTCGTCCAGCACCCCCACCAGAATCTCTTTGGGCCCGTTAGCATCAGCCAGAGCTACTCAAGGACATCAAAGAACCTGTTACTTCGTTTTCTCAAAGCAAACCATTTTGATCACCGCCTGTCTCAGGAAGTTCGCCCAAGAACTCCATACCGACATCCACAGTCCATCCCCACAAGAAACAGTTTACGGAATACCCCCAATGATCTCGAAGAAATCAGCAATCTAATTTCTGAGATTGAGCGGGATAGCAAGGTCCTGTGTTGGTACGTCACTATCTGCGCTTAGGGGCTCGATTCCTCTGCTTTAGTGTGGATCGAAACTTTTCAAATGCATTGGATGGACTGATTGTTGTTCACGTGCCTTCTATTCCGCTAGCCTTGGCTAAGCGTTTCATGGGGAAAGATAGCGCACTCGCTTATCAGGAGTATCACCAAAGTCCAGAAGTCAAACAATCACAAGTGGTCTGATACTTTTCATCGAATGGGATTGGATTCGTAGAAATTTCGGGTGAGTCCCCCCTCATAAGTACTGCTTGAAGTCCACTCGGAACCAATCGATACGGCTCACTACAGTCTAAGATGCTACCGATCCAGTTCCCTCCTCCTCTTCTTTTTCATTTCTTCCTTTCTAGAATTGTCAACAATTCGATGTGTGGTGTGGCTGGGAAAAAATTGAATGCCTGTTGCCACTTTAGCTCATAGCAGTCCTGAAGGTCTTTGAGATCCCTCGCACAGGTGCTGATGTTGCAGGAAAGATAAACCAACCTTCGAGGTTTCACCTTTAGCAATTGTTGACGAACCTGATTGGCAATTCCAGCCCGCGGGGGATTCAGCAGAACAGTTTGCTGCGCACCAATTTGCTTCAAGGCTTGTTGTACTTTTGAGGGAGTGACCTGAAAGTAAGGAATTTCTTTGGTGTTCCTCTGAGCGAAATGGATTGTGTCAGGGTTTTCTTCAACAATCACACAGCTTTGTGTCTGTTCGGCATGGGGCAAACTGAGGGTTCCCACTCCACCATATAGATCTAGGACCTCTTCTCCCTTGATCCATTCACCGACTACGGGCATAAGTAATTCCAGGCAGAATGGATTGATTTGAAAGAAACCCAGCCCACCAAAATAGATTCTGGTATTCGCAACAGATTCGAACAATTCACTTTGAGAGAGTGCCTCTTTTGGGAAACTCTCAGAATAAGCAATGAGTTGGAAATCCAGTTTCGGCCAGTGGCGCTGGTGAGCGGTTAAACGTTGTTTTGCAGCTGCATTCAGCTGGAGTAAAGCAACAACTTGTCCTGCTCGATTCCCTCGTAAAACCAAGCGGCCCATCTCCTTTGGTCGGAGTTGAGCGTCGTCAAGCAGGAGGATCACTTCCTGAGATGCCCGTTGCAGGGTGGGTAGCCCGAGTTGGCAAGTTTCTACAGAAATTGGATTTTGACTCGCGGGCTCATGAAGTGCCAAGCACAGTCGGCCCTTCACTTGGGTAAAATGGAACTCTAACCGATTGCGGTAACCCAACCGAGGCCCCATCTCACTCACCTGTAAATCGTTTTGACAGAGCACAGTTTGACGTTGGAGGGTATCGTGGACAATCTGACGTTTCCAGTGGGCTTCTGCCTCAGGAGTGAGGATTTGCCAGGGGCTGCAGCAGTGAAAATGGGTTTCTTGTGGTGCGATCCGCTCTGGGGCTTCCTCAAAAATTCGAACGAGCTGGGCTTCTGAAAAATCTCCACGCTGTTTCTGTAATTCAATCTCTATGACCTCTCCAGGTAAAGCCCCTGGGATGAAAACAACCTGTCCCTTTAAGTGCCCCAGCCCTGCTCCACCGAAGACAAGTTTTTCAACTTGGCATTGGAAAAGAGCCACTAGAGATGTCCGTCCGCCAGAAACAAATCATCCCGGTGAATTACCGCTCGTGTATGTCCGTTGGCTTCACTTTGCTGGAGCAGGACCCGCAAAGCCTGAGCGGATTGAGCTGCGAGTCCAACCCCAATGAGTTCGTGTTGGAGATTTAAGATATTGACTGGATCCTTGGCACTAAAATTCCCTTGGACCTCACAAACACCTGAGAGCAAGAGACTCTTTTTATGAACTCGTAAAGCTTGTTCAGCACCTGCATCCACATGCAGTTCACCTTGACTCAGTGCTCCTGCTGCGAGCCACTGGCGGTAGCCTCGGAGCTTTGATCCATGAGCTATGAAATGAGTGCCCACCTGCGCACCATCCAAGATTTTGAGAACAGTATTGGGCTCTTTCCCTGCAGTGATGTAGGCATTAATTCCAAAGGAGATCGATTTTCCTGCCGCGTGCACTTTGCTCTCCATCCCTCCACGACCCACGTTGGTTCCTGGGCGCTGGCAATGCTGAAGCAACTCCTGATTCACTTGTTTGACTTCGGCAAGCACCACGTCTTCGAAAGAACCATCTGCTTGTTTCTCACGAACCAGCAACCCTGGCGCACTAGTCAGGAAAAATAGATGACTGGCACCTGCCAATGCAGCAAAAGAAACAGCGAGTTGGTCGTTGTCACCAAAGAAAGGCAACTCTTCTGTGGAGACTACATCGTTTTCATTGATGATCGGTAAGATTCCAAAGTGTAGCAGTTGTTGGACGGTATTGCGGATATTCAGATACGATTGTCGTTTGGCAAAGTCAGCCCGAGTGACAAGCACCTGAGCTACGAGGATTTGGTGTTCTTGAAAAAATTCTGAGTAGATTTGCATCAGGCGAACTTGACCAACGGCCGCCAACATTTGTTGAATACCCAATTCTTTACGCCCCTTACTTGGTGTCGCTGCTTGCGGAGGGTTTGGGAGGACTGTGCAGCGTTCCCGGCCAGCTCCAATTGCGCCTGAACTGACGAGTAAGACTTCATGGCCTCTCTGGCGTAATTCAGCAATTGTTTTCGCGAGTTCTTGGATCAGGTTATAATCCAATTTTCCATTGGGTTGCTGAAGAACATAAGTCCCCACTTTGAGGACAATGGTTTGTTGGGAGGACGTCGACATCAAAGAAAAAATTATTGAGAGATGAGAAGAAGGTACGGGTTAGAAACGATTTATAAAATTCAACAAAAACAGTTGTATGTAATGAAAAGAAGAAGTGCTTGGGGGTGAGGCAAGCAGATTGCAGATTACCATCTTAACAATGACGAATACAGCTGGATAATTAGGCATCTCCGGGTGCGATCACGGTTGACAAGGAAATCTGTTATGAGCAAGCATGCGCAGTACCATCGGGAGGATCTCCTTCCGGAAGATCGAAACCAGGAAAATGAGAAGAAGAAAGATGAAAACTTTCTGAATTTGTGGAGTTACCTCAGCCGGCGTTACCCAGACATTGATATTGAGAGCAAGCCCTTCATGGAATTGATTCAATTGAAGACGGCTTTGGAAGGTCCCCGAGAATTGCGCCACTGGAACAGTGATATTGCCACCGTTCGCAAGCGCTGATTATTCCTGCTCCACTGAGCTTCATGCATGGCTGTTTCAGGCTTCAGCGAAGAGTTTTTTGCAGACCGGTTTCGTCGTCCTGGGAACCTTAATGTCCTTGAGCAGCAACTCCGCGACTACGATCTTCAGAAAACGGAGCAAACTTTTGACAAGGAGTTTGTTCTCAAAAATCTGCACTTCTCGGCAAAACTTCCGGAGAAGGCAGTTACACTGCTTAAACACCTCATTCCTTCCATCCTCGAATTTTCAGCAAGTCTAAACCTAAGGCTTCGCGATCCGAATCATCAAATCCGCTTTCTACCTGTTCATGAATTTGAGTCTGAGTCTGGTTTGCAGTTGCAAGGGAAGGTGCCTTTGCCAGCTTCCAGACTTGATTTCAATGGAATTTCGAGAGTCTACACGGTCACTATCATTCTGCCGGAAGAGATCAAGACCAGTGAACAGATCATCAATATCACCCGTACCTTATTTTCCAAGCTGATTGGAGAAATTTATCTGAATGAGAGCGTACTGCCAATGGAATTCTACCAGCAGGGTTCTGATAGTGAGCAGTCGGGTGTAAGTGCAGGGATGCTTGAA
Encoded here:
- a CDS encoding lysophospholipid acyltransferase family protein — encoded protein: MVRKLTQTNIEDPLIILGEILPKPLNRLAPELEILTGISCLNREYEQLSVDLKSANFWEISLSTLKVEPRISEEDLQHIPAKDPLVIVADHPFGGLEAVVLGTLLKQVHPDCWMMGNYLLNKIPEIQLWIFPVDPFGNPSSSPANSKTLRETLHFVRAGGALVIFPAGEVSYLHLKSLSIMDSAWTPHVSAILRMTRATVLPMFFRGQNSILFQLLGLIQTRLWTALLIQELFNKQGSSVEIFVGQGVPYKQLQEFESNEKLIEYLQFKTYFRVNQRHKQLIPLPKLLLQSRSIRRPIAEASAHNQLSLEVEGLLQEQLLVETEDFLVGYANHTQVDELMHEIGRL
- a CDS encoding GNAT family N-acetyltransferase; this translates as MGEGSGKSLDLDAYDASYLHLFLWSKTEGRLAGGYRLGLVDRIGRTAGVNGLYTHALFELSSKFVAELNPVIEMGRSFIHPNFERQAAHLSLLWRGIGKFSSSTPTRISLGPLASARATQGHQRTCYFVFSKQTILITACLRKFAQELHTDIHSPSPQETVYGIPPMISKKSAI
- the rlmD gene encoding 23S rRNA (uracil(1939)-C(5))-methyltransferase RlmD; translation: MALFQCQVEKLVFGGAGLGHLKGQVVFIPGALPGEVIEIELQKQRGDFSEAQLVRIFEEAPERIAPQETHFHCCSPWQILTPEAEAHWKRQIVHDTLQRQTVLCQNDLQVSEMGPRLGYRNRLEFHFTQVKGRLCLALHEPASQNPISVETCQLGLPTLQRASQEVILLLDDAQLRPKEMGRLVLRGNRAGQVVALLQLNAAAKQRLTAHQRHWPKLDFQLIAYSESFPKEALSQSELFESVANTRIYFGGLGFFQINPFCLELLMPVVGEWIKGEEVLDLYGGVGTLSLPHAEQTQSCVIVEENPDTIHFAQRNTKEIPYFQVTPSKVQQALKQIGAQQTVLLNPPRAGIANQVRQQLLKVKPRRLVYLSCNISTCARDLKDLQDCYELKWQQAFNFFPATPHIELLTILERKK
- the proB gene encoding glutamate 5-kinase encodes the protein MSTSSQQTIVLKVGTYVLQQPNGKLDYNLIQELAKTIAELRQRGHEVLLVSSGAIGAGRERCTVLPNPPQAATPSKGRKELGIQQMLAAVGQVRLMQIYSEFFQEHQILVAQVLVTRADFAKRQSYLNIRNTVQQLLHFGILPIINENDVVSTEELPFFGDNDQLAVSFAALAGASHLFFLTSAPGLLVREKQADGSFEDVVLAEVKQVNQELLQHCQRPGTNVGRGGMESKVHAAGKSISFGINAYITAGKEPNTVLKILDGAQVGTHFIAHGSKLRGYRQWLAAGALSQGELHVDAGAEQALRVHKKSLLLSGVCEVQGNFSAKDPVNILNLQHELIGVGLAAQSAQALRVLLQQSEANGHTRAVIHRDDLFLADGHL